A genomic segment from Chitinophaga flava encodes:
- a CDS encoding PorP/SprF family type IX secretion system membrane protein, translating to MNKALSVLIFILCGVTASAQQDAQFSQYMFNGIYVNPAYAGYREQWNIHAFYRNQWTNYPGAPKTFSVAVDGSANNDRVGLGLQAMSDKLGASSTTSVYATYAYRIPMNEDGSSRLSLGISAGFLQQRLDVSLLTTSSSVTDPALMSGENNRTLPDARFGIFYHREKFYAGISASNLLAQSFQKSAAMKEYLPLKPHLYFTMGGLVPLSEQLLLKPSILFKEDLAGPTSIDLNTFLLISEKLWIGASYRTAFLRKSNLQESLKKPAALVFMAEVFVNDKLRVGYAYDMTMNGTVATNYPTHEFSIGYFFKRRNARMMSPRYF from the coding sequence ATGAATAAAGCCCTATCTGTTCTGATCTTCATCCTGTGCGGAGTTACCGCCTCCGCACAGCAGGATGCGCAGTTTAGTCAGTATATGTTTAACGGCATATACGTTAACCCGGCCTACGCCGGCTACAGGGAGCAATGGAACATCCATGCGTTTTACCGCAACCAGTGGACCAATTACCCCGGCGCACCCAAAACGTTTTCAGTAGCAGTAGACGGTAGTGCCAACAATGACCGCGTGGGTCTGGGCTTACAGGCGATGAGTGATAAACTGGGTGCTTCCAGCACCACCTCCGTATATGCTACCTATGCTTATCGTATTCCCATGAATGAAGACGGTTCTTCCAGGCTGTCATTAGGTATCAGTGCCGGTTTCCTCCAGCAGCGGCTGGACGTTTCATTGCTGACCACCTCTTCTTCCGTAACCGATCCTGCACTGATGAGCGGAGAAAACAACAGAACGCTGCCGGATGCCCGCTTTGGTATTTTCTATCACCGGGAAAAATTCTATGCGGGCATCTCCGCCAGCAACCTGCTGGCGCAGTCCTTCCAGAAATCCGCTGCCATGAAAGAATACCTGCCGTTGAAGCCACACCTGTATTTTACCATGGGCGGGCTTGTTCCACTGTCAGAACAGCTGTTGCTGAAACCCAGCATATTGTTTAAGGAAGATCTGGCTGGTCCTACCAGCATAGACCTGAACACCTTTTTGCTGATCAGTGAGAAGTTGTGGATAGGAGCCTCTTATCGCACGGCCTTCCTGCGCAAATCCAATCTGCAGGAAAGCCTGAAAAAACCAGCTGCGCTGGTATTCATGGCCGAAGTATTTGTCAACGACAAACTTCGTGTAGGCTATGCTTATGATATGACCATGAATGGAACGGTAGCTACCAACTACCCTACCCATGAGTTTTCCATCGGTTATTTCTTTAAACGGAGAAACGCCAGAATGATGTCTCCCCGCTATTTCTAA
- a CDS encoding OmpA family protein — MKLTGQSKFVPYLLLLMAGAGFSRQAKAQYAYREALNAYQLYNFEKAKPLFEKAFRKKPSAKAAQGAADSYRLTKDYQQAEIWYAHLWETQGYTPADELHYAAILMNNGKYEVAASHLQHYLLADSGNKLALQMQEGCRMAATWLGQPVKGTLENMQALNSPYSDWSITRYHNKYIFASDRPFREVLKSAFFENENIKKKMYTWTGNSYLHLYESNGDSTDIKPLEKKTINGAYHSSNASYNGNGNTMYLAITTLKKRPGSALGKDSILTMNISVKEITLNDQQQWVVSPELPFNATLQYSVGDPWISPAGDTLYFVSNTGPGQQGGTDIYYAVKTGNSWSNPVNMGPQINTPGNERTPTFDAAGNLYFASDGHPGLGGLDIFKATQQAGGWNIVHQGVPINSRYDDFAPALLDSALYFASNRDGGKGSDDIYRFIKATPPAPKPTPAPQFSISGIVTDRASNRPIPQVAVSLTHKITGNVIQVMTSDNGQYQFPADSGGVYELSYVKSKYTAINHDTLSLKGYTTSVDIKRDKQMEQTPLHVPFKLDNIYFDLGKSDIRPDAARELDKLVTLLQDNPTWEIELGAHTDSRANDAFNMGLSQRRAAATVAYLVKKGINAQRLTAKGYGETKLVNHCANGVKCTEAEHLANRRTEFIILKL; from the coding sequence ATGAAATTAACCGGACAAAGCAAGTTTGTTCCTTACCTGCTCCTGCTGATGGCAGGCGCAGGTTTCAGCCGGCAGGCAAAAGCACAATATGCCTACAGGGAAGCGTTAAACGCCTATCAGCTCTATAATTTCGAAAAAGCCAAACCACTTTTCGAAAAAGCATTTCGCAAAAAGCCCAGTGCCAAAGCCGCACAGGGGGCTGCTGACAGCTACCGCCTGACGAAAGATTATCAGCAGGCAGAAATATGGTATGCCCATCTATGGGAAACTCAGGGATATACACCCGCCGATGAACTGCATTACGCAGCCATCCTGATGAACAATGGTAAATACGAAGTAGCTGCCAGTCATCTTCAACACTACCTTCTGGCTGATTCCGGCAACAAGCTGGCACTGCAAATGCAGGAAGGTTGCCGTATGGCCGCCACCTGGCTGGGCCAACCTGTTAAAGGTACCCTGGAAAACATGCAGGCCCTCAATTCACCCTATTCAGACTGGAGCATTACCCGCTACCACAACAAATACATCTTTGCTTCTGACCGTCCATTCCGGGAAGTGCTCAAATCCGCTTTCTTCGAAAATGAGAATATCAAAAAGAAAATGTACACCTGGACTGGCAACAGTTACCTGCATCTGTACGAAAGCAATGGAGACAGCACAGATATAAAACCGCTCGAAAAGAAAACCATCAACGGAGCCTATCACAGCTCCAACGCCTCCTATAACGGTAACGGCAACACGATGTATCTGGCTATAACCACCCTGAAAAAAAGGCCAGGTTCTGCACTGGGAAAAGATTCTATCCTGACCATGAACATCAGCGTGAAAGAGATCACCCTGAATGATCAGCAGCAATGGGTTGTTTCCCCTGAACTGCCATTTAATGCTACCCTGCAGTATTCTGTAGGTGATCCCTGGATCAGCCCCGCCGGAGATACGCTATACTTTGTGTCTAACACCGGCCCCGGCCAGCAGGGAGGCACCGATATTTATTATGCGGTTAAAACCGGCAACAGCTGGAGCAATCCGGTGAATATGGGCCCGCAAATCAATACCCCCGGTAATGAGCGGACACCCACTTTTGATGCAGCCGGCAACCTTTACTTCGCCAGTGATGGCCATCCGGGACTAGGCGGACTGGATATCTTTAAAGCCACCCAACAAGCCGGTGGATGGAACATCGTTCACCAGGGAGTGCCCATCAACAGCCGCTACGATGACTTTGCACCTGCACTGCTGGACAGCGCCCTGTATTTCGCATCCAACCGTGATGGCGGCAAAGGCAGCGACGATATTTACCGGTTCATCAAAGCTACCCCGCCTGCTCCCAAACCGACGCCTGCACCACAATTCAGCATCAGCGGTATTGTCACCGACAGGGCTTCCAACAGGCCAATACCACAGGTAGCCGTTAGCCTTACCCACAAAATAACAGGCAATGTTATACAGGTAATGACCAGCGATAATGGCCAATATCAGTTCCCTGCCGACAGCGGTGGCGTATATGAACTGAGTTATGTAAAATCAAAATATACCGCCATCAACCATGATACCCTTTCCCTGAAAGGATATACAACATCGGTCGACATCAAAAGGGACAAACAGATGGAACAAACCCCACTGCATGTACCTTTCAAACTGGATAATATTTACTTCGACCTGGGTAAATCCGATATCCGTCCGGATGCAGCCAGAGAGCTGGACAAACTGGTAACCCTGCTGCAAGACAACCCTACCTGGGAGATAGAACTGGGTGCCCATACCGATTCCAGGGCTAATGATGCGTTTAACATGGGCTTGTCACAACGTCGTGCAGCCGCCACCGTAGCATACCTGGTTAAAAAAGGTATCAATGCTCAACGCCTGACAGCGAAAGGATATGGAGAAACCAAACTGGTTAACCATTGCGCCAATGGCGTAAAATGCACAGAAGCCGAACACCTCGCTAACCGCAGAACCGAGTTTATCATTCTGAAATTATAA
- a CDS encoding hotdog fold thioesterase: MEQAPIWHSEVNILELNAKGRSTMNEHLGMEFTEAGNNYLRIRMPVDHRTVQTYGILHGGASVALAETVGSIASTLVIDPAKEICVGMEINANHVRSAREGYVYGTATPIHLGRRSHIWEIKITDDQQRLICICRHMVAVLEKEAFMAGAQ; encoded by the coding sequence ATGGAACAAGCACCTATCTGGCATTCGGAAGTCAACATCCTCGAATTGAATGCAAAAGGCCGCTCCACTATGAATGAACACCTGGGTATGGAGTTCACGGAGGCAGGCAATAACTATCTTCGTATACGCATGCCCGTAGACCATCGCACCGTACAAACCTATGGTATCCTGCACGGCGGCGCTTCAGTGGCATTGGCGGAAACAGTGGGCAGCATTGCCTCTACGCTGGTGATAGATCCGGCTAAGGAGATTTGTGTAGGCATGGAGATCAATGCCAATCATGTAAGAAGCGCCAGAGAAGGATATGTGTATGGCACTGCCACCCCTATTCATCTGGGCCGGAGAAGTCATATCTGGGAAATAAAAATCACCGACGATCAGCAGCGGCTGATCTGTATCTGCCGGCATATGGTGGCTGTGCTGGAAAAAGAAGCATTTATGGCGGGTGCCCAATAG
- a CDS encoding GNAT family N-acetyltransferase: protein MRQVFPLLLLQYFIAMTDTFKLRLIQPGELPLVLQLLKEAAIAIQAKGLDQWDVWLDPPQEKISWIEEGLAQQEFFAVENQDNELVGVFRLADKDLLYWGEQDVMAGYVHSLVVRKQFAGRQLGTIILNMVEDKLLAEGCHLFRLDCNAGNAWLCSYYEQQGFRKVGEVKMPHSLNNLYEKQIG, encoded by the coding sequence ATGAGACAAGTGTTTCCCCTACTTTTGCTGCAATATTTTATTGCGATGACGGACACATTCAAACTAAGACTTATCCAACCGGGAGAATTACCGTTGGTGCTGCAGCTGCTAAAAGAAGCAGCCATTGCAATTCAGGCTAAAGGACTGGACCAGTGGGATGTATGGCTTGATCCCCCACAAGAAAAAATCAGCTGGATAGAAGAGGGATTGGCGCAGCAAGAATTTTTTGCTGTAGAGAATCAGGACAATGAACTGGTAGGCGTGTTTCGCCTGGCGGATAAAGATCTTCTTTATTGGGGAGAACAAGATGTAATGGCAGGTTATGTGCATTCACTGGTAGTCAGAAAACAGTTTGCTGGCCGGCAATTGGGAACAATCATATTAAACATGGTTGAAGATAAACTGCTTGCTGAAGGATGTCATTTGTTCCGGCTGGACTGTAATGCCGGCAATGCTTGGCTTTGCAGCTATTATGAACAGCAGGGATTTAGGAAAGTAGGGGAGGTAAAAATGCCACATTCCCTGAATAATTTGTATGAAAAGCAGATTGGTTAA